One genomic region from Skermania piniformis encodes:
- a CDS encoding TA system VapC family ribonuclease toxin produces MSLLFLDVNIVLQGFRDTESDEARAIGSWLRSRIGRERLAICDVVLAGVIRIATNPRVYATPATPAGAVEYCDALLGAPSVALLRPGTRHWPIFTGLVTSHRLRGNDVPDAYLAAVALEYGATMVTRDRGFVRYGLPLLDPLA; encoded by the coding sequence GTGAGCTTGTTGTTCCTGGACGTCAACATCGTCCTGCAAGGTTTCCGGGACACCGAATCCGATGAGGCCCGCGCAATCGGCTCCTGGCTGCGGTCCCGGATCGGCCGAGAACGCCTGGCGATATGTGACGTCGTACTTGCCGGCGTCATCCGGATCGCGACCAACCCGAGGGTTTACGCGACACCCGCCACGCCGGCCGGGGCGGTCGAGTACTGCGACGCACTGCTCGGCGCGCCGTCGGTCGCGTTGCTCCGGCCGGGCACCCGGCACTGGCCGATCTTCACCGGCCTGGTGACCTCGCACCGCCTCCGCGGAAACGATGTTCCGGATGCGTACCTGGCCGCGGTGGCGCTCGAGTACGGCGCCACCATGGTCACCCGCGATCGCGGATTCGTACGTTATGGGCTCCCGCTGCTCGACCCGTTGGCCTGA
- a CDS encoding 1,4-dihydroxy-2-naphthoate polyprenyltransferase: MATPAQWLEGARPRTLPNAVAPVITGTGAAASLNATVWWKALLALVVAVAFVVGVNYANDYSDGIRGTDDERVGPLRLVGAGLARPAAVRTAAFACLGVGAAAGLALAASTAWWLVLVGAGCIAAAWFYTGGRNPYGYRGFGEIAVFVCFGLVAVLGTQFVQAERIDWVGLIAAVAIGCFSCAVLVTNNLRDIPTDITSGKTTLAVRLGDPRTRTLHLVLLVVPFLASLVLAARTPWALSGLIALPMAITANAPVRRGAGGPGLIPALRDTGIAMLAWAAATALALGLG; the protein is encoded by the coding sequence ATGGCAACTCCCGCCCAATGGCTCGAGGGCGCCCGCCCGCGCACCCTCCCGAACGCCGTCGCCCCGGTGATCACCGGCACCGGCGCCGCCGCGTCGCTGAACGCCACGGTGTGGTGGAAGGCGCTGCTCGCGCTGGTCGTCGCGGTGGCGTTCGTCGTCGGAGTGAACTACGCCAACGACTACTCCGACGGCATCCGGGGCACCGACGACGAGCGGGTCGGCCCGCTTCGGCTGGTCGGCGCCGGGCTGGCCCGCCCGGCCGCGGTCCGCACCGCCGCGTTCGCCTGTCTGGGCGTCGGCGCAGCCGCGGGCCTCGCGTTGGCTGCGAGCACCGCGTGGTGGCTGGTGCTGGTCGGCGCCGGCTGCATCGCCGCCGCGTGGTTCTACACGGGTGGCCGAAACCCGTACGGATACCGCGGTTTCGGCGAGATCGCCGTCTTCGTCTGCTTCGGCCTGGTCGCCGTGCTGGGCACCCAGTTCGTGCAGGCCGAACGCATCGACTGGGTGGGTCTGATCGCCGCGGTGGCGATCGGCTGCTTCTCCTGCGCCGTGCTGGTCACCAACAACCTGCGCGACATCCCGACCGATATCACTTCCGGCAAAACCACTCTCGCGGTGCGGCTGGGTGATCCCCGGACCCGCACGCTGCACCTGGTGCTGCTGGTGGTGCCGTTCCTGGCGAGCCTGGTCCTCGCCGCCCGGACCCCCTGGGCGCTGAGCGGACTGATCGCGCTGCCGATGGCGATCACCGCGAACGCCCCGGTGCGCCGGGGCGCGGGCGGTCCGGGACTGATCCCGGCACTGCGCGACACCGGGATAGCGATGCTTGCCTGGGCCGCGGCCACCGCGCTCGCGCTCGGTCTCGGCTGA
- a CDS encoding acyl-CoA dehydrogenase family protein: MIEWSEIDLLMRDSVRVFIDREVRPRIDELEHGDLPPYDVARKLWSEFGLDALAAEAVKGYLERERRKQERIAAGEPKPEKAADGGGLGDLSAQLGAGVMVLKEMAGVSLGVMAAIGVSLGLGAGTIAARGTLAQQERWLPDLVTLRKVAAWAITEPDSGSDAFGGMKSYVRRDGSDYILNGQKTFITNGPYADTLVVYAKLDDGEVADKRDRKVLAFVLDSGMDGLTQGKPFKKMGMHSSPTGELFFDNVRITPDRLLGETEEHKGGDGRESARDNFVAERVGIAFLSLGIIDECHRLCIDYAKSRKLWGQEIGRFQLIQLKLAKMEIARMNVQNMVFQALEGFKAGKRPTLAEASAMKLYSSEAATDVAMEAVQLFGGNGYMTEYRVEQLARDAKSLMIYAGSNEIQVTHIAKGLLGS, translated from the coding sequence ATGATCGAATGGTCCGAAATCGACCTGCTCATGCGGGATTCCGTGCGGGTGTTCATCGACAGGGAAGTCCGTCCCCGGATCGACGAGCTCGAGCACGGAGATCTCCCGCCCTACGATGTCGCCCGCAAGTTGTGGAGCGAGTTCGGCCTCGATGCGCTCGCCGCCGAGGCGGTCAAGGGCTACCTGGAGCGGGAGCGACGCAAGCAGGAGCGGATAGCGGCCGGCGAGCCGAAGCCGGAAAAGGCGGCCGACGGTGGCGGTCTGGGCGACCTTTCCGCCCAGCTCGGGGCCGGCGTGATGGTGCTCAAGGAGATGGCCGGGGTGAGCCTCGGGGTGATGGCGGCGATCGGCGTCTCGCTGGGCCTCGGCGCCGGCACCATCGCGGCCCGCGGCACGCTCGCGCAGCAGGAACGGTGGCTGCCGGATCTGGTCACCCTGCGCAAGGTCGCGGCCTGGGCGATCACCGAGCCGGACTCGGGGTCGGACGCGTTCGGCGGGATGAAGAGCTACGTCCGCCGGGACGGTTCGGACTACATCCTCAACGGGCAGAAGACCTTCATCACCAACGGTCCGTACGCGGACACGCTCGTGGTCTACGCCAAGCTGGACGACGGCGAGGTCGCGGACAAGCGGGACCGCAAGGTGCTGGCGTTCGTCCTGGACTCGGGAATGGACGGACTCACCCAGGGCAAGCCGTTCAAGAAGATGGGCATGCACTCCTCGCCCACCGGAGAACTCTTCTTCGACAATGTCCGGATCACCCCGGACCGGTTGCTCGGTGAGACGGAGGAGCACAAGGGCGGTGACGGCCGGGAGAGCGCGCGGGACAACTTCGTCGCCGAACGGGTCGGAATCGCGTTCCTGTCGCTGGGCATCATCGACGAGTGTCACCGCCTCTGCATCGACTACGCCAAGTCGCGCAAGCTCTGGGGTCAGGAGATCGGCCGGTTCCAGCTGATCCAGCTGAAGCTGGCGAAGATGGAGATCGCCCGGATGAACGTGCAGAACATGGTGTTCCAGGCGTTGGAAGGGTTCAAGGCGGGCAAGCGGCCGACCTTGGCCGAAGCCTCGGCGATGAAGCTCTACTCCTCGGAAGCAGCGACCGACGTCGCGATGGAGGCGGTGCAGTTGTTCGGCGGCAACGGTTACATGACCGAGTACCGGGTCGAGCAACTGGCCCGCGACGCCAAGTCGCTGATGATCTACGCCGGGAGCAACGAGATCCAGGTGACCCACATCGCCAAGGGGCTGCTCGGCAGCTGA
- a CDS encoding SDR family oxidoreductase, whose amino-acid sequence MGALDGRVAIVTGAGRGIGREHALLFAREGASVVVNDLGGSNAGEGSDTGPAQAVVDEIVAAGGKAAANTDNVATWDGAKSLVDQAIADFGGLDVVVNNAGILRDAFLAGIEEAQWDAVIAVHLKGHAAVLHHAAAYWKAQSKAGNQPNAAVINTASASGTTLPNAGQANYGAAKAGIAALTLVAAEELERYGVRVNAIAPIARTRLTLATPGMGALFAQEVPDGEFDAFSPANISPVVAYLATEKCPINGKVFAVQGGAISELGGWHDVKTIETDGAWAIDDIAGRLP is encoded by the coding sequence ATGGGAGCACTCGACGGGCGGGTGGCGATCGTCACCGGCGCCGGCCGGGGGATCGGCCGCGAGCACGCGCTGCTGTTCGCGCGGGAGGGCGCGTCGGTGGTGGTCAACGACCTGGGTGGCAGCAATGCCGGCGAGGGCAGCGACACCGGTCCGGCCCAGGCGGTGGTCGACGAGATCGTCGCCGCCGGTGGGAAAGCCGCCGCGAACACCGACAACGTGGCGACCTGGGACGGCGCGAAGAGCCTGGTGGACCAGGCGATCGCCGATTTCGGCGGACTCGACGTGGTGGTGAACAACGCGGGAATCCTGCGCGACGCCTTCCTCGCCGGTATCGAGGAAGCCCAGTGGGATGCCGTGATCGCGGTACACCTGAAAGGTCATGCGGCGGTGCTGCACCACGCCGCCGCCTACTGGAAAGCGCAGTCGAAGGCGGGCAACCAGCCGAACGCCGCGGTGATCAATACGGCGTCGGCATCGGGCACCACGCTGCCGAATGCGGGTCAGGCCAACTACGGCGCCGCCAAGGCCGGGATCGCCGCGCTGACCCTGGTCGCCGCCGAGGAGCTGGAGCGATACGGGGTCCGGGTCAACGCGATCGCGCCGATCGCCCGGACCCGGCTGACCCTGGCGACACCGGGGATGGGTGCCCTGTTCGCGCAGGAGGTGCCCGACGGCGAGTTCGACGCGTTCAGCCCGGCCAACATCTCGCCGGTGGTCGCCTACCTCGCCACCGAGAAGTGCCCGATCAATGGGAAGGTCTTCGCGGTTCAGGGCGGTGCGATCTCGGAACTGGGCGGTTGGCACGACGTGAAGACGATCGAGACCGACGGCGCCTGGGCGATCGACGACATCGCGGGGCGGCTGCCATGA